A genomic stretch from Candidatus Methylacidiphilales bacterium includes:
- a CDS encoding glycosyltransferase produces MRRWKIVHTEASEGWGGQEIRVLAEAMWFREHGHTVFLVAPSHSQIFARARAERFEVFPIGFQKRDQIADVTQLARVFLQTRPDIVCTHSSVDSWVGLSAAMVARSPLRVRYRHVSTPIAKNPQNMLLYRYMTHLTITTSSRIAEEIKSRFQLPIDRVCNVPTGIQPPQSLLDRETARRNLALELNLPQHTRFIGQVSVLRSWKGHRLLMSAFDRLAENFPNLHLVLVGTGPGEPHLKRDREMLACKDRIHLLGHRDAPWNYFRAMDLCILASTSGEGVPQSILQAMAAGTPVIATRVGGIPEALNQGMYGELIPPHSVEALIAAIEKCLRHYDACIARAEKAELFVKTHHTIDQMGNKILQLFNYHLS; encoded by the coding sequence ATGAGGCGTTGGAAAATAGTCCACACCGAGGCATCCGAGGGCTGGGGAGGACAGGAGATCCGTGTCCTAGCCGAAGCCATGTGGTTTCGTGAGCATGGACACACCGTATTTCTAGTGGCGCCATCTCATTCTCAGATCTTTGCTCGCGCTCGTGCAGAGAGGTTTGAAGTTTTCCCGATAGGTTTTCAGAAGCGCGATCAAATTGCCGATGTTACGCAGCTCGCCCGAGTTTTTTTACAGACAAGACCGGACATCGTTTGCACTCACAGCAGCGTGGATAGTTGGGTTGGGCTGTCTGCAGCAATGGTTGCACGTAGTCCATTACGTGTGCGGTATCGCCACGTCAGCACTCCGATCGCAAAGAATCCACAGAACATGTTGCTCTATCGCTACATGACCCACTTAACGATCACGACGAGCTCGAGAATAGCCGAAGAAATCAAGTCCCGTTTCCAACTCCCTATCGACCGCGTATGCAACGTCCCCACTGGAATACAACCGCCACAAAGCCTACTCGATCGCGAGACGGCACGCCGAAATTTAGCTCTGGAGCTCAACCTCCCTCAACATACCCGCTTCATAGGTCAAGTTTCCGTGCTGAGAAGCTGGAAAGGGCATCGTCTACTCATGTCTGCATTTGATCGCCTCGCAGAAAATTTCCCGAATCTACATCTTGTGCTTGTAGGAACAGGCCCTGGCGAGCCACATTTGAAGCGCGACCGCGAGATGCTCGCATGCAAAGACCGCATACACCTCCTCGGGCATCGTGACGCCCCTTGGAATTACTTTCGCGCGATGGATCTCTGCATCCTCGCTAGCACCAGCGGTGAAGGAGTTCCCCAGTCGATACTCCAAGCTATGGCCGCAGGCACACCAGTCATTGCTACGCGAGTCGGCGGCATTCCAGAAGCCCTCAATCAAGGAATGTATGGCGAGCTCATTCCACCGCATTCAGTAGAAGCCTTAATTGCCGCGATAGAGAAATGCCTTCGACACTACGACGCTTGCATCGCCCGCGCTGAAAAAGCTGAACTCTTTGTGAAAACACATCACACAATCGATCAGATGGGCAACAAAATTTTACAACTCTTCAACTATCACCTCTCCTAG
- the folE2 gene encoding GTP cyclohydrolase FolE2 — MSKDNAANCMLADRQNERDYREIAIDRVGIKDLLYPIAVRDLSQVIQHTVARVEMTVDLPHHYKGTHMSRFVEILHSHGREIQADQLFPIVHSLRTRLDASAAHLILDFPYFIEKKAPVTESRGLVDYGVTFVVTHEDGRDDFVLKIRVPLTTLCPCSKAISAYGAHNQRGYVTVAIRSRATVWIEELVKWVESCGSAEVFSLLKRADEKRVTELAYDHPVFVEDLVRNVALKLNSEPRVTAYQIEAENIESIHNHSAYALVKKAWY, encoded by the coding sequence ATGAGTAAGGACAATGCTGCCAACTGTATGCTGGCAGATCGCCAGAATGAGCGCGACTATCGAGAAATCGCTATCGATCGTGTGGGCATCAAGGATTTGCTTTATCCGATCGCCGTGCGGGATCTTTCTCAGGTGATCCAACACACTGTAGCTCGCGTCGAAATGACCGTCGATCTTCCGCATCATTACAAAGGCACACACATGAGCCGTTTTGTTGAAATCCTTCACAGCCATGGACGCGAGATCCAGGCTGATCAACTCTTTCCGATTGTGCACTCTCTGCGCACACGGCTTGATGCCTCAGCGGCGCACCTTATTTTGGATTTTCCCTACTTTATCGAAAAGAAAGCACCCGTAACGGAATCGCGGGGCTTAGTGGATTATGGGGTGACTTTCGTGGTCACCCACGAAGACGGACGTGATGATTTCGTTTTAAAGATCCGCGTGCCGCTCACCACTCTCTGCCCCTGCTCGAAAGCTATCAGTGCATACGGCGCCCACAATCAACGTGGCTACGTGACGGTAGCTATTCGCTCTCGCGCGACAGTCTGGATCGAGGAATTAGTCAAATGGGTGGAGTCTTGCGGCAGCGCGGAGGTGTTTTCACTTCTGAAGCGTGCTGACGAAAAACGAGTCACTGAGCTTGCCTACGATCATCCAGTCTTCGTCGAGGATCTAGTAAGAAATGTCGCGCTAAAGCTCAATAGTGAACCTCGCGTGACTGCATATCAAATCGAAGCCGAAAATATCGAAAGCATCCACAACCACTCCGCCTACGCTCTTGTGAAGAAGGCTTGGTATTGA